A genomic region of Raphanus sativus cultivar WK10039 chromosome 6, ASM80110v3, whole genome shotgun sequence contains the following coding sequences:
- the LOC108811210 gene encoding polygalacturonase-like encodes MAKNISFPLVIVLFSIFFFLVNSSKAMPSFNVQRYGARGDGRTDATKPFLTAWSLACGSSSQAMVYIPRGTYLVGNLVFWGPCKNIITFKIDGTLVAPENYWSIGSSGYWILFAKVNRISVIGGTIDARGAGYWSCRKKGGHCPQGARSISFSWCNNVLLSGLTSLNSQNMHVTVHHSSNVRIQNIRIRAPSGSPNTDGIHVQSSSGVTVSGGTIATGDDCIALSQGSRNIWIERVNCGPGHGISIGSLGDYANEEGVQNVTVTSSAFTRTQNGVRIKTWARPSRGFVRSVVFRNLIMKNVDNPVIIDQNYCPNGKGCPRQVYSVT; translated from the exons atgGCCAAAAACATATCTTTTCCACTAGTCATCGTATtattctccatcttcttctttcttgttaACTCATCCAAGGCAATGCCTTCGTTCAATGTGCAAAGATACGGAGCTAGAGGTGATGGGAGAACAGATGCCACCAAGCCATTTTTGACGGCTTGGTCATTGGCTTGCGGCTCAAGTTCTCAAGCCATGGTCTACATTCCCCGTGGAACATACTTGGTTGGAAACCTAGTCTTTTGGGGTCCTTGCAAGAACATTATAACTTTCAAAATCGATGGAACACTCGTTGCTCCGGAAAATTACTGGAGTATAGGTAGCTCTGGTTACTGGATCCTATTCGCTAAGGTAAACCGGATCTCAGTTATTGGTGGAACCATTGATGCTAGAGGAGCTGGTTATTGGTCTTGTAGAAAGAAAGGTGGTCATTGTCCTCAAGGTGCAAGG TCTATATCGTTTAGCTGGTGCAACAATGTTCTACTAAGTGGCCTAACGTCGTTGAATAGCCAGAATATGCATGTCACGGTTCATCATTCTTCTAATGTTCGGATTCAGAACATAAGGATTAGGGCTCCAAGTGGAAGCCCCAACACCGATGGTATCCACGTCCAGTCTTCTTCTGGAGTCACCGTTAGTGGTGGAACCATTGCGACCGGTGATGACTGCATTGCTCTTAGTCAAGGATCTAGGAACATTTGGATCGAACGTGTGAATTGTGGACCAGGGCATGGGATCAG CATTGGGAGTCTTGGGGATTACGCTAATGAGGAAGGTGTGCAGAATGTAACCGTCACGAGCTCTGCTTTCACCAGGACACAAAATGGTGTAAGGATAAAGACTTGGGCTAGACCGAGCAGAGGGTTTGTGAGGAGTGTGGTGTTTCGAAATTTGATAATGAAGAATGTCGATAACCCGGTGATTATCGACCAAAACTATTGTCCTAATGGAAAAGGCTGCCCTCGTCAGGTGTATAGCGTTACTTGA
- the LOC108808976 gene encoding UDP-glycosyltransferase 74F2-like, with the protein MEMKRGHVLAMPYPTQGHITPIRQFCKRLTSKGLKTTLALTTFLVNSIKPDPSGPISIATISDGYDLHGFDSCSSIHDYLQDFKTFGSKTIGDIIRKHETSDNPITCIVYDAFMPWALDVAREFGLAASVFFTQSCAVNYVYYLSYVNHGSLKLPLQDLPFLELQDLPSFFSVSGSYPAYFEMVLHQFTNFEKADFVLVNTFQELDLHEKELLSKVCHVLTIGPTVPSMYLDQRIKSDTDYDLNLFDSKDSTFCTSWLDTRPQGSVVYVAFGSMAKLSNAQMEELASAVSNFSFLWVVRDSEEATLPSGFLETVDKEKSLVLNWSPQLEVLSNKAVGCFLTHCGWNSTMEALTFGVPMVAMPQWTDQPMNAKYIQDVWKAGVRVKVDEEGGIVKREEIEFSIKEVMDGKKSREIKENAKKWRDLAIKSLSEGGSTDLNIDTFVSKAQSK; encoded by the exons ATGGAGATGAAGAGAGGACATGTACTAGCAATGCCATATCCAACCCAAGGACACATCACACCAATCCGCCAGTTCTGCAAACGACTCACCTCCAAAGGTCTTAAAACCACACTCGCTCTCACCACCTTTCTCGTCAACTCCATCAAGCCTGACCCATCTGGTCCAATCTCCATAGCCACCATCTCCGATGGCTACGACCTCCACGGATTCGACTCATGTAGCTCCATCCACGACTACCTCCAAGACTTCAAAACTTTCGGCTCCAAAACCATTGGAGACATCATCCGCAAACACGAGACAAGTGATAACCCCATCACTTGTATCGTCTATGATGCTTTCATGCCTTGGGCACTAGACGTTGCCCGGGAGTTTGGTTTAGCTGCGAGTGTTTTCTTTACGCAGTCGTGTGCTGTTAACTACGTTTACTATCTTTCTTACGTAAACCATGGAAGCTTGAAGCTTCCCCTTCAAGATTTGCCGTTTCTTGAGCTCCAAGATTTGCCTtcttttttctctgtttctggATCTTACCCTGCTTACTTTGAGATGGTGCTACATCAGTTTACAAACTTCGAAAAAGCTGATTTCGTACTCGTTAATACCTTCCAAGAGTTGGATCTTCAT GAGAAAGAGTTGTTATCAAAAGTTTGTCACGTGTTGACAATTGGTCCGACTGTTCCATCAATGTACTTAGACCAACGGATCAAATCAGACACGGACTACGATCTGAATCTGTTCGACTCGAAAGACTCTACCTTCTGCACTAGCTGGCTCGACACAAGGCCACAAGGGTCGGTGGTGTATGTAGCATTCGGGAGCATGGCTAAGCTGAGCAATGCGCAGATGGAGGAGCTTGCTTCTGCAGTAAGCAACTTCAGCTTCCTGTGGGTTGTCAGAGATTCAGAGGAGGCAACGTTGCCGTCAGGGTTTCTTGAGACAGTGGATAAAGAAAAGAGCTTGGTCTTGAACTGGAGTCCCCAGCTTGAAGTTCTATCAAACAAAGCCGTAGGTTGTTTCTTGACTCACTGTGGCTGGAACTCAACTATGGAGGCACTGACCTTTGGGGTTCCCATGGTTGCTATGCCTCAATGGACGGATCAACCAATGAACGCCAAGTACATACAAGATGTGTGGAAGGCTGGAGTTCGTGTGAAGGTAGACGAGGAGGGTGGGATTGTTAAGAGAGAGGAGATTGAGTTTAGCATTAAGGAAGTGATGGATGGAAAGAAGAGTAGAGAGATAAAGGAGAACGCAAAAAAATGGAGAGACTTGGCTATCAAGTCACTCAGTGAAGGAGGGTCTACAGATCTTAACATTGATACATTTGTATCAAAGGCTCAGAGCAAATAA
- the LOC108806311 gene encoding polygalacturonase-like: MANNIMLFFILFYLINSSNAMPSFNVQRYGAKGDGRTDATEPFLTAWSLACGSRTRAMVYIPRGTYLVRNLVFWGPCKNIITFKIDGKLVAPANYWSIGSSGYWILFAKVNRISVIGGTIDARGAGYWSCRKKGGHCPQGARSISFSWCNNVLLSGLTSLYSQTIHVTIHHSSNVRIQNIRIRAPSGSPNTDGIIVQASSGVTISGGVIATGDDCIALNQGSKNIWIERLNCGPGHGISIGSLGEYANEEGVQNITVTNSIFTRTQNGVRIKAWARPSNGFVKNVQYRNLVMRNVENPIIIDQNYCPNGKGCPNQSSGVKISGVTYSNIKGTSITPIAMRLECSGSHPCTGITLKNINLKYMRKSSASYCKNAHGRASGVMIPRNCM, encoded by the exons ATGGCCAATAACATCATGTTATTCTTCATTCTTTTCTATCTTATCAACTCATCAAACGCAATGCCATCATTTAACGTACAGAGATACGGAGCTAAAGGTGATGGGAGAACAGACGCGACCGAACCATTTTTGACAGCTTGGTCATTAGCATGTGGCTCAAGGACTCGAGCCATGGTCTACATCCCCCGTGGAACATACTTGGTTAGAAATCTAGTCTTTTGGGGTCCTTGCAAGAACATTATAACTTTCAAAATCGATGGAAAACTCGTTGCTCCTGCAAATTACTGGAGTATAGGTAGTTCTGGTTACTGGATCCTATTCGCTAAAGTAAACCGGATCTCGGTTATTGGTGGAACCATTGATGCCAGAGGAGCTGGTTATTGGTCTTGTAGAAAGAAAGGTGGTCATTGTCCTCAGGGTGCAAGG tctATCTCGTTTAGTTGGTGCAATAACGTTCTACTAAGTGGCTTaac ATCGTTGTATAGTCAGACTATTCATGTCACGATTCATCATTCTTCTAATGTTCGGAttcaaaatataagaattaGGGCTCCAAGTGGTAGCCCTAATACTGACGGTATTATCGTCCAGGCTTCTTCTGGAGTCACCATTAGTGGGGGAGTCATTGCGACCGGTGATGACTGCATTGCTCTAAATCAAGGATCTAAGAACATTTGGATCGAACGCTTGAATTGTGGACCCGGACATGGAATCAG CATTGGGAGTCTTGGGGAATACGCTAACGAGGAAGGAGTGCAGAATATTACTGTCACGAACTCTATTTTCACCAGGACGCAAAACGGAGTCAGAATAAAGGCTTGGGCCAGGCCGAGCAACGGGTTTGTGAAGAATGTGCAATATCGAAACTTGGTGATGAGGAATGTCGAGAATCCAATTATCATCGATCAAAACTATTGCCCAAATGGAAAAGGCTGCCCTAACCAG AGCTCTGGTGTGAAGATAAGTGGAGTGACCTACTCAAACATAAAAGGAACATCAATAACGCCAATAGCAATGAGACTGGAATGTAGTGGAAGCCATCCTTGCACAGGGATTAcattaaaaaacataaacctCAAGTACATGAGAAAGTCATCAGCTTCTTATTGCAAAAACGCTCATGGACGAGCATCTGGAGTTATGATTCCAAGGAATTGTATGTGA
- the LOC108806958 gene encoding flavonol 7-O-beta-glucosyltransferase UGT74F1 — protein MEKKRGHVLAVPFPSQGHITPMRQFCKRLHSKGFKTTHTLTAFIFNTVHLDPSSPISIAKISDGYDQGGFSSAGSVPEYLQNFKTFGSKTVADVIRKHQTSDDPITCIVYDSFMPWALDLAREFGLYAAPFFTQSCGVNYINYLLYINHGSLNLPIEDLTFLEPQDLPTFVTPTGSHLAYFEMVLQQFTNFKEADFVLVNSFKELDLHEEKLLSKVCPILTIGPTVPSMYLDQQIKLDNDNDLNLFDSKEAALCTAWLNTRPERSVVYIAFGSMAQLSRVQMEELASAVRSFSYLWVVRASEESKLPSGFLESVDKDKCLVLKWSPQLEVLSNKAVGCFMTHCGWNSTMEGLTLGVPMVAMPQWTDQPMNAKYIQDVWKVGVRVKAEKETGIAMREEIEFSIKEVMEGERSKEMKKNAMKWRDLAVKSLSEGGSTDININTFASKIQTK, from the exons atggagaagaagagagggcATGTATTAGCAGTGCCTTTCCCAAGCCAGGGACACATCACACCGATGCGCCAATTCTGCAAAAGACTTCACTCCAAAGGTTTCAAAACAACTCACACTCTTACCGCTTTCATCTTCAACACAGTCCACCTCGACCCATCTAGTCCCATCTCCATAGCCAAAATCTCAGACGGCTACGACCAGGGAGGCTTTTCATCAGCCGGATCAGTCCCTGAATACCTCCAGAACTTCAAAACCTTTGGCTCCAAAACCGTTGCGGACGTCATCCGCAAGCACCAGACCAGTGATGACCCCATCACTTGTATCGTCTACGATTCTTTCATGCCTTGGGCACTTGACCTTGCGAGGGAGTTTGGTTTGTACGCGGCTCCTTTCTTCACGCAGTCTTGTGGTGTTAACTATATTAATTATCTTCTTTACATAAACCATGGAAGCTTGAATCTTCCCATAGAGGATTTGACTTTTCTTGAGCCTCAAGATTTGCCTACTTTCGTCACCCCTACTGGGTCTCACCTTGCTTACTTTGAGATGGTGCTTCAACAGTTCACCAACTTCAAAGAGGCTGATTTCGTACTCGTTAATTCCTTCAAGGAGCTCGACCTTCAT GAGGAAAAGTTGTTATCAAAAGTTTGTCCAATATTGACAATTGGTCCGACTGTGCCATCAATGTACTTAGACCAACAAATCAAATTAGACAACGACAATGATCTCAACCTCTTTGACTCGAAAGAGGCTGCCTTATGCACCGCCTGGCTCAACACAAGGCCAGAAAGGTCAGTGGTATATATAGCATTTGGGAGCATGGCTCAGCTGAGCAGAGTGCAGATGGAAGAGCTTGCTTCGGCAGTAAGAAGCTTCAGCTACTTGTGGGTGGTCAGAGCTTCAGAGGAGTCAAAGCTCCCATCAGGGTTTCTTGAATCAGTGGATAAAGATAAGTGTTTGGTTTTGAAGTGGAGTCCTCAGCTTGAAGTTTTGTCAAACAAAGCAGTCGGTTGCTTCATGACCCACTGTGGCTGGAACTCAACCATGGAAGGATTGACTTTAGGGGTTCCCATGGTGGCTATGCCTCAATGGACCGATCAACCGATGAATGCAAAGTACATACAAGATGTGTGGAAGGTTGGGGTTCGTGTGAAGGCGGAGAAAGAGACTGGGATTGCAATGAGAGAGGAGATTGAGTTTAGCATTAAGGAAGTGATGGAAGGAGAGAGGAgcaaagagatgaagaagaacgCAATGAAATGGAGAGACTTGGCTGTCAAGTCACTCAGTGAAGGAGGCTCTACAGATATCAATATTAACACATTTGCATCAAAGATTCAAACCAAATAA
- the LOC108811114 gene encoding polygalacturonase encodes MDHTNNKLVAVFLMLFSSLLFMGTSMAAYNYNVIKFGAKPDGRTDSTKAFLGAWQAACRSAASVTVTVPKGSFLLKPVEFRGPCRSRITFQIYGTIVAPSDYRGLGNSGYWILFVKVNRISINGGTLDARGASFWACRKSGKSCPAGARSMTFNWANDVVVTGLTSINSQVTHLVINSCNNVVVRKVKLVAPDQSPNTDGLHVQGSAGVTVSDSTFQTGDDCISIGPGTRNLYMSKLNCGPGHGISIGSLGRDAREAGVQNITLVNSVFSGSDNGVRIKSWARQSTGFVRNVLFQNLVMKNVQNPIIVDQNYCPTHQGCPKQGSGVKISQVVYRNIQGTSRTQQALNFDCSRSNPCQAIRLHDIKLTFNGRSATSTCKNIKGVKAGVVMPQGCL; translated from the exons ATGGATCATACTAATAATAAGCTTGTAGCTGTTTTCCTGATGTTATTCTCAAGCCTCTTGTTTATGGGAACATCAATGGCTGCTTACAACTATAATGTCATCAAGTTCGGTGCTAAACCGGACGGTCGAACCGACTCCACAAAAGCCTTCCTCGGCGCGTGGCAAGCGGCTTGCCGTTCAGCTGCAAGTGTCACTGTAACAGTGCCGAAAGGGAGCTTCTTGCTAAAACCGGTGGAGTTTCGTGGTCCGTGCCGTAGTAGAATCACGTTTCAGATTTATGGAACGATTGTAGCTCCTTCGGATTACCGTGGTTTGGGTAATTCCGGTTATTGGATCTTGTTCGTGAAAGTTAACCGGATCTCGATCAATGGAGGAACGTTAGATGCTAGAGGTGCTTCCTTTTGGGCTTGTCGAAAATCCGGAAAGAGTTGTCCTGCTGGAGCAAGA TCCATGACGTTTAACTGGGCAAATGACGTCGTAGTGACCGGCTTGACGTCAATAAACAGCCAAGTAACACATTTAGTGATAAACAGCTGCAACAATGTAGTTGTCCGGAAAGTAAAGCTAGTAGCTCCAGACCAAAGTCCCAATACAGATGGCCTCCACGTCCAAGGTTCTGCTGGTGTTACCGTAAGCGATAGCACGTTTCAAACCGGAGATGATTGTATCTCTATTGGTCCGGGAACTCGTAACCTCTACATGTCTAAACTCAACTGCGGTCCAGGCCACGGAATCAG TATTGGGAGTCTAGGGAGAGATGCTAGGGAAGCTGGAGTACAGAATATAACGTTGGTAAACTCTGTTTTCTCGGGTTCGGATAATGGGGTTCGGATAAAGTCATGGGCTAGACAAAGCACAGGTTTTGTGAGGAACGTTTTGTTTCAAAACCTGGTCATGAAAAACGTTCAGAATCCGATCATTGTTGATCAGAACTATTGTCCAACTCATCAAGGTTGTCCTAAACAG GGTTCTGGGGTGAAGATTAGCCAGGTTGTGTATAGGAACATTCAAGGGACGTCACGAACGCAACAGGCTTTAAATTTTGACTGTAGTCGCAGTAATCCGTGCCAAGCGATTAGATTGCATGATATTAAGCTAACTTTCAACGGTCGGTCCGCTACTTCCACATGCAAGAATATTAAAGGAGTTAAGGCTGGTGTGGTTATGCCACAAGGTTGTCTTTGA
- the LOC108812359 gene encoding formin-like protein 2: MSKLPFFLCFATIFLSSSADHRLHSRHLLHQPFFPVTTAAPPPSSQPPSPSPHSLHHHHHKNHPESPPPHEKHLFSSVSNPPPPPPSPPHPNTFFPSADPSSPTSHPPPSPPPPPHRASLPTFPANISSLVFPTHSKSPSSSNNRHVAKLLAVAVSVVSAAVLLSLLAVLIIFLRRTRTRRASPGDGTKSAGTDALHLFNAAPSDGSLKHCKQQPPKYASSNTSSEFLYLGTLVNSGLDQQKSPVSVAGVLELPPAQAASSSSSSSSSAASSYSQYRKIGSPELRPLPPLPKLPVYSPNYRSTELLNPKRQDFDGGDDNENDEFYSPSGSPVRKQQSPPRVSAIKASNSSGSVSSSNGSKPKSSLSPRLSLNSSNGSVSKKPVPTRPPPPPPRPPTHFHEVPATTLLSPPSDSDKKEETLKPKLKPLHWDKVRASSSRVTVWDQIKSNSFQVNEEMIETLFRANDPTSRTKESVGVVQSTSSQENNNNNNQFLDPRKSHNIAILLRALNVTADEVCEALVEGNSDALGSELLQCLLKMAPTKEEEAKLKELKGDDDDESSPSKIGPAEKFLRALLNIPLAFKRINAMLYVVNFESETEYLKRSFHTLEAACGELKNTRMFLKLLEAVLKTGNRMNVGTNRGDAHAFKLDTLLKLVDIKGTDGKTTLLHFVVQEIIKSEGGRVSSSTAPTQSPIGVVNIAEQSAFQDDLELKKLGLQVVSGLSSQLTNVKKAAAVDSNSLGNEAGELARGITKVKEVIDELKQEAGAERFLDSMSSFLSKAEKEITEIQSQGDNVMKMVKEVTEYFHGNSESHPCRIFTVVRDFLMVLDQVCKEVGRVNERTVYGSSVPRGSASNQAVTTPLFPVANDNNSEQSHSGSLDNEGDEDLF; encoded by the exons ATGTCTAAACTAcccttcttcctctgtttcgcTACAATCTTTCTCTCCTCCTCCGCCGATCACCGGCTCCACTCTCGCCACTTACTCCACCAACCGTTTTTCCCGGTCACCACCGCCGCACCACCACCCTCTTCCCAACCCCCCTCGCCTTCTCCACACTCCCTCCACCATCACCACCACAAGAATCATCCAGAGTCGCCTCCACCCCACGAGAAACACCTCTTCTCCTCCGTCTCAAACCCTCCGCCTCCTCCGCCGTCTCCGCCTCATCCAAACACCTTTTTCCCCTCTGCGGACCCATCCTCACCCACCTCTCATCCCCCGCcatcacctcctcctcctccccatcGAGCTTCCCTCCCTACTTTTCCCGCCAACATCTCCTCCCTCGTCTTCCCAACCCACAGCAAGTCTcccagcagcagcaacaaccgCCACGTAGCCAAGCTCCTCGCCGTAGCCGTCTCCGTAGTCTCCGCCGCcgttctcctctctctcctcgcCGTGTTGATCATCTTCCTCCGCCGAACCCGAACCCGCCGCGCCTCCCCCGGAGACGGCACCAAATCGGCCGGAACAGACGCTCTCCACCTCTTCAACGCCGCTCCCTCCGACGGCTCTCTGAAACACTGCAAACAGCAGCCGCCGAAGTACGCTTCTTCCAACACCTCCTCCGAGTTTCTCTACTTGGGTACTCTTGTCAACTCTGGTCTAGACCAGCAGAAGTCTCCCGTCTCAGTCGCCGGCGTTTTGGAGTTACCACCAGCTCaggctgcttcttcttcttcttcctcttcttcttctgctgccTCTTCTTACTCGCAGTACCGGAAGATAGGGTCCCCCGAGCTCcgtcctcttcctcctctgccaAAGCTTCCGGTTTACTCTCCCAACTACAGAAGCACCGAACTTTTAAACCCTAAAAGACAAGACTTTGACGGAGGAGACGACAACGAAAACGACGAGTTTTACTCTCCCAGCGGATCTCCAGTTCGTAAGCAGCAGAGCCCGCCACGTGTCTCTGCTATCAAAGCCTCGAACTCGTCGGGCTCTGTCTCTTCCTCCAATGGTTCGAAACCTAAGTCCTCTCTTAGTCCTCGTCTCTCGCTGAACAGCTCAAACGGCAGCGTTTCGAAGAAACCTGTTCCAACaagaccaccaccaccacctcctcggCCTCCTACGCATTTTCATGAGGTTCCGGCTACTACGTTACTCTCGCCTCCTTCTGATTCGGACAAGAAAGAGGAGACCTTGAAACCAAAGTTGAAGCCTTTACACTGGGACAAGGTTAGAGCAAGCTCGAGCCGTGTTACCGTGTGGGACCAGATCAAGTCAAACTCTTTCCA agtGAATGAAGAAATGATAGAGACATTGTTCAGAGCGAATGATCCAACTTCAAGAACAAAAGAGTCTGTTGGTGTTGTTCAATCTACGAGTAGTCaggagaataataataataataatcagttTCTTGATCCAAGAAAGTCACACAACATTGCTATTTTGCTTAGAGCTCTTAATGTAACCGCCGATGAAGTCTGCGAAGCCCTTGTTGAAG GAAACTCGGATGCGCTTGGTTCCGAGCTTCTCCAATGCCTGCTTAAGATGGCACCTACCAAAGAAGAAGAGGCCAAGCTGAAGGAGCTtaaaggagatgatgatgatgaatcatCTCCTTCCAAGATTGGACCTGCAGAGAAGTTCCTCAGAGCTTTGCTCAACATTCCTTTGGCTTTCAAGAGGATCAACGCAATGCTTTACGTAGTCAACTTCGAGTCGGAAACCGAGTACCTCAAAAGATCATTCCACACCCTCGAG GCTGCTTGTGGGGAGTTAAAGAACACTAGGATGTTCTTGAAGCTTCTAGAAGCGGTTCTCAAGACGGGGAACCGGATGAATGTTGGGACTAACAGAGGAGACGCACACGCTTTCAAGCTCGACACGCTCTTGAAGCTGGTGGATATCAAAGGAACAGATGGGAAGACCACCTTGCTGCACTTTGTGGTTCAAGAGATCATAAAATCAGAAGGAGGTCGCGTTTCTTCTTCCACCGCTCCAACTCAAAGCCCTATAGGCGTTGTTAACATAGCCGAGCAATCAGCGTTCCAAGACGACTTAGAGCTGAAGAAACTTGGGTTGCAAGTCGTCTCAGGTCTCAGCTCTCAGTTAACAAACGTCAAGAAAGCAGCTGCGGTGGATTCGAACTCCCTGGGGAACGAAGCAGGTGAGCTCGCTAGAGGGATAACAAAGGTCAAGGAAGTAATCGATGAGCTAAAGCAAGAAGCAGGAGCAGAGAGGTTCTTGGACTCGATGAGCTCGTTCTTGAGCAAAGCTGAGAAAGAGATCACGGAGATACAATCGCAGGGAGACAATGTCATGAAGATGGTTAAAGAAGTAACGGAGTACTTCCATGGGAACTCGGAGTCTCATCCTTGTCGGATATTCACCGTTGTCAGAGACTTTCTGATGGTTCTTGATCAAGTGTGTAAAGAAGTTGGTCGTGTAAACGAGAGAACAGTGTATGGTTCTTCAGTACCACGAGGTTCAGCTTCGAACCAGGCTGTCACCACGCCGCTTTTCCCCGTGGCTAACGATAACAACTCAGAGCAGAGTCACTCGGGATCTCtagacaacgaaggagacgaggACTTGTTCTAA